From the Verrucomicrobiia bacterium genome, one window contains:
- the recR gene encoding recombination mediator RecR, with translation MNSNGSPVDRLIEEFSRLPGIGKKTAARLAFHLLKADAERVQFLAEALLDLKGKIRACSLCFNYTHTDPCPICSDAKRDATTLCVVEEPADLAVIEKSGEFRGRYHVLGGVLSPLDGVGPGELRVKELLQRAKSEVKEVILATNPSTEGEATATYLARELKALGVRVTRIARGVPVGGDLEFVDQGTLLRAFADRQVVD, from the coding sequence GTGAATTCCAATGGCTCTCCCGTCGACCGCTTAATAGAGGAGTTTTCCCGGCTCCCCGGCATCGGCAAAAAGACCGCCGCGCGGCTGGCTTTTCATTTGTTGAAAGCGGATGCCGAGCGGGTGCAGTTTTTGGCCGAGGCGCTCTTGGATTTGAAGGGAAAAATCCGGGCCTGCTCGCTCTGCTTCAACTACACCCACACCGACCCCTGCCCCATTTGTTCGGATGCCAAGCGAGATGCAACAACTCTCTGCGTGGTGGAAGAACCGGCCGATTTGGCGGTCATCGAAAAAAGCGGCGAGTTCCGCGGGCGCTATCACGTCTTGGGAGGTGTTTTGTCCCCCCTCGATGGCGTCGGGCCGGGGGAACTGCGCGTCAAAGAGTTGTTGCAACGGGCAAAAAGCGAGGTCAAGGAAGTTATTTTGGCCACCAACCCCTCCACCGAAGGGGAAGCCACAGCGACTTATCTGGCGCGAGAATTAAAAGCGTTGGGGGTTCGCGTCACCCGCATTGCCCGGGGCGTTCCCGTTGGCGGGGATTTGGAATTTGTCGATCAGGGAACTCTTTTGCGCGCCTTTGCCGACCGGCAGGTCGTGGATTAG
- a CDS encoding alkaline phosphatase D family protein: MFFFFLVLLFARTLPAETLIPKLSVWNYFADAAYPSGAWNQTGYDDSGWPSGAGILGYGEAYVATTVAYGPDANNKYITTLFRHSFQLNSDPAQITQLTLSANYDDGFVVYLNGTEIARRAMPGGTIVHSTLASSHEAGAYEAIDVSGFIGNLIQGTNLLAVEVHQTTANSTDLVWDAELVSSNSQVEFIWSGAVTPSSAVVKAKLIPDGGIARLAVSAAPDFSSSIYSNWDTAVTTENNRVVRLEATGLAPRQRYYYAVEVNGTLDTGIVGRFETFPTDTGMFTIAMGSCAQTGSNSQSFATIHSLNPLFFLHLGDMHYQNIGVNDPNLFRQAYETVLSSPNQSRLYRDFALAYIWDDHDFGPNNSDSTSPSRSASRATYREYVPHYPLAAGMGNAPIYYTFDVGRVHFIVCDSRSARSPEFAVDDASKTMLGTTQKAWFKQELLNSKSNYPLLVWVNTLPWIGSPGGGDAWYEYTNERRELADFIKANGIKNICMLSGDAHMLAIDDGTNSDYATGGGAPFPVMHSASLDQTPSLKGGPYSHGAFPGRGQFGVMTVFDRQESLRVVWSARDSANNEKTAYSFVVCENGVKGDLNLDGSFSPADVVAHLVCVFDDNTGNCNPCLSDLNCSGDLTPADTVLELFRVFSNERLPSWCGL; this comes from the coding sequence ATGTTTTTCTTTTTTTTGGTTCTGCTCTTCGCACGGACGCTGCCGGCGGAGACGCTGATTCCCAAACTCTCTGTCTGGAACTATTTTGCGGATGCGGCCTATCCAAGCGGTGCGTGGAACCAAACAGGATACGACGATTCCGGCTGGCCCTCCGGAGCGGGAATTCTGGGATATGGGGAAGCGTATGTTGCCACGACGGTGGCCTACGGTCCCGACGCTAACAACAAGTACATCACCACCCTTTTTCGCCATTCGTTTCAACTGAATTCCGACCCGGCACAGATAACCCAACTGACCCTTTCCGCCAACTACGACGACGGGTTTGTCGTTTACCTGAACGGAACCGAAATTGCCCGCCGGGCCATGCCGGGCGGGACCATTGTCCATTCCACACTTGCCTCCTCGCACGAGGCGGGGGCATACGAAGCGATTGACGTCTCCGGCTTCATTGGCAATCTAATCCAAGGAACCAACCTTCTGGCCGTGGAGGTGCACCAAACCACGGCCAACAGCACCGATTTGGTTTGGGATGCCGAGTTGGTTTCGAGCAACAGCCAAGTGGAATTTATCTGGTCGGGCGCCGTCACGCCGAGTTCCGCCGTGGTGAAGGCAAAACTGATTCCGGACGGCGGCATCGCCCGTTTGGCGGTAAGCGCTGCGCCCGATTTTTCCTCCTCCATTTATTCTAACTGGGATACGGCGGTAACGACGGAAAACAACCGGGTCGTCCGTTTGGAAGCGACGGGGCTTGCCCCAAGGCAAAGATATTACTACGCCGTGGAAGTGAACGGCACGCTCGACACCGGAATTGTGGGGCGGTTTGAAACCTTTCCGACTGACACCGGCATGTTTACGATTGCCATGGGCTCCTGCGCCCAGACCGGCTCGAACAGCCAGTCGTTTGCCACGATTCATTCCCTCAATCCCCTTTTCTTTCTCCATCTCGGGGACATGCATTACCAGAACATTGGTGTGAACGACCCGAATTTGTTCCGCCAGGCGTATGAAACCGTGCTTTCCTCTCCCAACCAATCCCGGCTTTACCGGGATTTTGCTCTCGCCTATATTTGGGACGACCACGATTTCGGCCCCAACAATTCCGATTCCACTTCGCCGAGCCGCTCGGCCTCCCGGGCCACCTACCGGGAATACGTGCCGCACTATCCCCTGGCAGCAGGGATGGGGAACGCACCGATTTATTACACGTTTGACGTGGGGCGGGTGCATTTCATCGTCTGCGATTCCCGCTCGGCCCGCAGCCCGGAGTTTGCGGTGGATGACGCTTCCAAGACGATGCTGGGGACGACGCAGAAGGCCTGGTTCAAGCAGGAGCTTTTGAATTCCAAATCCAATTATCCCTTGCTCGTCTGGGTGAACACGCTCCCCTGGATTGGCTCCCCCGGCGGCGGGGATGCCTGGTACGAATACACGAATGAACGGCGGGAGTTAGCGGATTTCATCAAGGCCAATGGCATAAAAAATATTTGCATGCTCTCTGGCGACGCCCATATGCTGGCGATTGACGACGGCACGAACAGCGACTACGCCACCGGCGGCGGCGCGCCCTTTCCCGTGATGCATTCCGCCTCGTTAGACCAGACCCCTTCCCTCAAAGGGGGGCCCTACAGCCACGGCGCCTTTCCGGGGCGGGGGCAGTTCGGCGTGATGACCGTCTTCGACCGGCAGGAGAGCTTGCGCGTGGTTTGGAGCGCCCGGGACTCTGCCAACAACGAGAAAACGGCCTATAGCTTTGTCGTTTGCGAAAACGGCGTGAAGGGGGATTTGAATCTGGATGGAAGCTTTTCACCCGCCGACGTGGTGGCGCATCTGGTGTGCGTTTTTGACGACAACACGGGAAACTGCAACCCCTGCCTTTCGGATTTGAATTGTAGCGGGGACCTCACCCCGGCGGATACGGTTTTGGAGCTCTTCCGCGTTTTTTCCAACGAGCGGCTCCCCTCCTGGTGCGGGCTGTAA
- a CDS encoding T9SS type A sorting domain-containing protein: protein MKRLQMFLAAFLLVFLLPLISAAQDSIPNAGFEQWTAGDPEGWLTSNADPFYNVTQSSDAHSGNWAAHGTVADFFGFAIQPYLIAATAGEPGIPINERWASVRGFYKMNPDSGDKFIVDVVFSKASNPVAAGGFVDSNVVLSYQEFVVNMTYFSSDVPDTAFITITMVGPNGADYHNGSVMIVDDISLSGVATAVEEQADQKPMDFELRNYPNPFNPQTTISYILPQSSPVRLQIFNLLGQPVRTWAEEEQSAGRHSVVWDGRDDNGKALSSGVYFYRLESKGRSEVKKMLLLK, encoded by the coding sequence ATGAAACGTTTGCAAATGTTTTTGGCCGCTTTTCTTCTTGTCTTTCTGCTGCCGCTGATTTCGGCCGCGCAGGATTCCATCCCAAATGCCGGCTTTGAACAGTGGACGGCGGGGGACCCGGAGGGCTGGCTGACTTCCAATGCCGACCCTTTCTATAACGTCACGCAAAGTTCCGACGCGCATTCCGGAAACTGGGCGGCCCATGGAACTGTCGCCGATTTTTTCGGTTTCGCCATCCAACCCTACCTCATCGCCGCGACGGCGGGGGAGCCGGGGATTCCGATAAATGAGCGCTGGGCCTCCGTGCGCGGCTTTTACAAAATGAATCCCGACTCGGGGGATAAATTCATCGTGGATGTCGTGTTCAGCAAGGCCTCCAATCCCGTCGCCGCCGGCGGCTTTGTGGATTCCAACGTCGTTTTGTCCTATCAGGAATTCGTGGTGAATATGACCTATTTTTCCAGCGACGTTCCGGATACCGCCTTTATCACCATAACGATGGTCGGCCCCAACGGCGCGGATTACCACAACGGTTCGGTTATGATAGTGGACGACATCTCTCTATCCGGCGTTGCGACGGCAGTAGAGGAACAAGCCGACCAAAAACCGATGGATTTTGAACTGCGGAATTACCCGAACCCCTTCAACCCCCAGACCACCATTTCCTATATTCTGCCCCAAAGCTCCCCGGTCCGGCTGCAAATTTTCAACCTGCTGGGACAGCCGGTGCGGACTTGGGCCGAGGAGGAACAGAGCGCCGGGCGGCATTCGGTTGTTTGGGATGGACGGGATGACAACGGAAAGGCGCTTTCCAGCGGCGTTTATTTTTACCGCCTCGAGAGCAAAGGGCGTTCGGAAGTAAAAAAAATGCTTCTGTTGAAGTAA